A stretch of Schaalia odontolytica DNA encodes these proteins:
- the recN gene encoding DNA repair protein RecN, with protein sequence MIESLDISHLGVIESAHVDFGEGLIVVTGETGAGKTMVLSSLQLLLGARADAALVRSGADHLSVDGIFSVNEEVAARVEEAGGLVEGGELIVGRSVRAAGRSRAHLGSRPVPASVLTDIVGSMVTIHGQSDQIRLTGEAAQRRALDQFGGEEHAALLEEYRAAFRHAVEVKHRLDSLRGDASERAEELEDLRAALRQIEELEPAIGEEEDLVREAARLTNVEDLRALVGVALGYLKGDDRGDFTGAVEATRHAYAQLDDAARFDEAVAEFVGRARNQVLELEALADDVSSYLSRLDADPERLAQIHARRAAIKDVLRGRAADIERLLAWADEARSRVEELSSPGSDPESVERELAAAQERVLECGRRVTQARVRLAGQLAQGVNEELHALSMPDATLHIDCEPTKPTSNGCETVVFRLQPHPHAPARPLGQGASGGELSRVMLALELMLGRTEASSTFIFDEIDAGIGGQTATEVGARLKRLAQSRQVIVVTHLAQVAAFGDQHLVIEKNDGTTKVREVSGANREAELTRMMGGDPHSAAARRHASQVLASAVSQSQG encoded by the coding sequence GTGATCGAATCTCTCGATATTTCGCATCTCGGCGTCATCGAGTCTGCCCACGTCGACTTTGGCGAGGGCCTTATCGTCGTCACCGGTGAGACCGGTGCGGGTAAGACGATGGTGCTGTCGAGTCTCCAGCTGCTGCTCGGTGCCCGAGCGGATGCGGCGCTCGTACGCTCGGGTGCCGATCATCTGTCTGTCGATGGTATTTTCTCGGTGAACGAGGAGGTTGCAGCTCGCGTTGAGGAGGCCGGTGGCCTCGTCGAGGGCGGTGAGCTGATTGTCGGTCGTTCGGTGCGTGCCGCCGGCCGGTCGCGCGCGCACCTCGGATCGCGCCCCGTGCCGGCCTCGGTCCTGACGGATATCGTCGGGTCGATGGTGACGATTCATGGGCAGTCCGACCAGATCCGTCTCACGGGTGAGGCGGCACAGCGCCGCGCGCTCGATCAGTTTGGCGGTGAGGAGCACGCGGCTCTGCTTGAGGAGTACCGTGCGGCCTTTCGTCACGCGGTCGAGGTCAAGCATCGCCTGGATTCGCTGCGTGGCGATGCGAGTGAGCGTGCCGAAGAGTTGGAGGATCTGCGAGCCGCTCTTCGGCAGATCGAAGAGCTTGAACCTGCCATCGGCGAAGAGGAAGATCTCGTTCGCGAGGCCGCGCGCCTGACGAATGTCGAGGACCTGCGTGCGCTGGTGGGAGTGGCTCTGGGCTATCTCAAGGGTGACGATCGGGGCGACTTCACAGGGGCGGTTGAGGCGACCCGTCACGCCTACGCACAGCTCGATGACGCAGCTCGATTCGACGAGGCCGTGGCTGAGTTTGTGGGACGTGCGCGCAATCAGGTGCTCGAGTTGGAAGCACTTGCTGATGACGTTTCGTCGTACCTGTCGCGCCTCGACGCGGATCCGGAGAGGCTTGCGCAGATTCACGCGAGGCGCGCGGCTATCAAAGACGTGCTGCGTGGGCGCGCGGCTGACATCGAGCGCCTCCTCGCATGGGCTGATGAGGCTCGCTCTCGCGTTGAGGAACTTTCGTCGCCCGGGTCCGACCCTGAGTCTGTTGAACGTGAACTGGCGGCCGCGCAGGAGCGTGTGCTTGAGTGCGGGCGTCGCGTCACGCAGGCGCGTGTGCGTCTTGCGGGACAGCTCGCCCAGGGCGTGAACGAGGAGCTTCACGCCCTGTCGATGCCCGACGCGACGCTGCACATCGATTGTGAGCCGACGAAGCCAACGTCGAACGGATGCGAGACGGTCGTCTTCCGCTTGCAGCCGCATCCTCATGCTCCGGCCCGTCCTCTCGGACAGGGAGCCTCCGGCGGTGAGTTGTCCCGTGTCATGCTCGCACTGGAGCTGATGTTGGGGCGCACCGAGGCGTCGTCGACGTTCATCTTTGACGAGATCGACGCCGGTATTGGCGGACAGACCGCGACCGAGGTTGGCGCGCGTCTGAAGAGGCTTGCACAATCACGGCAGGTGATTGTCGTGACGCACCTGGCCCAAGTCGCAGCTTTTGGCGATCAGCACCTCGTCATCGAGAAGAACGACGGGACCACGAAGGTGCGCGAAGTGAGCGGTGCGAACCGCGAAGCTGAACTGACCCGCATGATGGGTGGGGATCCGCACTCGGCTGCGGCGCGCCGCCACGCTTCGCAAGTCTTGGCCTCTGCCGTGTCACAATCGCAGGGATGA
- the steA gene encoding putative cytokinetic ring protein SteA: MSETLSKESSARSGRIRIDDRPKHLATRLERGEIAVINVADLDRESAAALVAAGPVAVLNAQPSLTGRVAALGPRLILEAGIVLVDDLGQDIMSLREGQEVTVTGSKVLVDGSVIATGSIVSLDDLDVDVADSSALFAAVDASIEDYLSKDGATVLHGVDVPQLSDLGKRPILLVTGAADAKAELRALARWRSEVSPFVIAVDGGADVALKARLSLDLVVGDAELMSEKAIRKARSFIVRVGGDGLAPGADRLDRMGVVYDRIAMAGTALDAALVVAAHSTAPAVVTVGVSYGEAELVDAGRALVAPAFFSRLAVGSRIIGAQAVAATFRPRPRGWTLVLLAVVALALMGVALWSTPWGNDLLHPVTSFFVSLMHSAGGAQ, translated from the coding sequence ATGAGTGAGACACTTTCAAAGGAATCGAGCGCGCGCTCCGGGCGGATTCGCATTGACGACCGCCCCAAGCACCTGGCGACGCGCCTAGAACGCGGCGAGATCGCCGTCATCAACGTTGCGGACCTGGACCGCGAGAGCGCCGCGGCGCTCGTTGCTGCCGGTCCCGTCGCAGTGCTGAATGCGCAGCCGTCTCTGACGGGACGCGTAGCTGCACTGGGGCCACGGCTTATTCTCGAGGCTGGCATTGTGCTCGTCGACGACCTGGGGCAGGACATCATGTCCCTGCGCGAAGGCCAAGAAGTGACGGTCACAGGTTCGAAGGTCCTCGTGGACGGCTCCGTCATCGCGACCGGATCCATTGTGTCCTTGGACGACTTGGACGTTGACGTCGCAGACTCGTCTGCGCTGTTCGCCGCTGTCGACGCCTCGATTGAGGACTACCTGTCGAAAGATGGCGCGACGGTGCTGCACGGAGTCGACGTGCCCCAGCTCTCCGACCTTGGAAAGAGGCCGATTCTCCTCGTGACGGGCGCTGCCGACGCGAAGGCCGAGTTGCGCGCGCTCGCGCGATGGCGCTCCGAGGTCAGCCCGTTTGTGATCGCCGTCGACGGCGGAGCCGACGTGGCGCTGAAAGCCCGACTGTCGCTCGACCTCGTCGTCGGTGACGCCGAACTGATGAGTGAGAAAGCGATTCGCAAGGCTCGCTCCTTTATCGTCCGCGTCGGAGGAGACGGCCTCGCTCCTGGCGCAGACCGTCTCGACCGTATGGGCGTCGTTTACGATCGCATTGCCATGGCGGGCACCGCTCTCGACGCGGCTCTCGTTGTCGCCGCGCATTCGACGGCGCCCGCTGTCGTCACCGTGGGAGTGTCCTACGGGGAGGCAGAACTTGTTGACGCCGGCCGAGCCCTGGTCGCCCCCGCATTCTTCTCGCGCCTCGCGGTTGGCTCGCGCATTATCGGTGCGCAGGCGGTCGCAGCGACCTTCCGCCCGCGTCCGCGCGGTTGGACGCTTGTTCTGCTGGCCGTAGTCGCACTGGCCCTGATGGGCGTCGCCCTGTGGTCGACCCCGTGGGGCAACGACCTGCTGCACCCCGTCACTTCATTCTTCGTCTCGCTGATGCACTCCGCAGGAGGAGCCCAATGA
- a CDS encoding copper transporter encodes MINFRYHVVSIIGIFIALAVGVVLGAGPLQSRIQAGVSSSATTSAADPLLSAQADAEAAGLKALASSTLTGSLSSAKVALVVLPGASDDDVTAIRSTLTDAGASVVGRVTLTDNWQSTSMSQYRTTLSTTLASHLPSGAAKTASADGVVGYSIVQVLTTTGAETDLLRQILTDESTPIMAVDEDANGSATAIVAVGPRAQATAASNATPAAVTSSPDAWVGLGQALGSTNGVLVGDASTRDAMISQVRASGTVVTTVDSVGTTLAAVDTALALSTPATSARAFGVGTGAQSVIPPVK; translated from the coding sequence ATGATTAACTTCCGCTACCACGTCGTCTCGATCATCGGGATCTTCATTGCTTTGGCCGTTGGCGTCGTTCTGGGGGCCGGCCCGCTGCAGAGCCGTATCCAGGCTGGCGTCAGCTCGTCGGCGACCACCTCGGCAGCGGACCCGCTGCTGAGTGCTCAAGCTGATGCGGAGGCCGCCGGCCTCAAGGCTCTCGCTTCCTCGACACTGACTGGCTCGCTGAGCTCTGCCAAGGTTGCTCTCGTTGTACTGCCCGGTGCGTCTGACGATGACGTGACTGCGATTCGTTCGACGCTGACCGATGCCGGAGCGAGCGTCGTCGGTCGAGTGACGCTCACCGATAACTGGCAGTCCACCTCGATGAGCCAGTACCGCACGACTTTGTCGACGACCCTCGCGTCGCACCTCCCGTCGGGTGCTGCCAAGACCGCTAGTGCCGATGGTGTCGTTGGCTATTCGATTGTCCAGGTGCTGACGACGACCGGAGCCGAGACCGACCTGCTGCGTCAGATTCTGACCGACGAATCCACGCCGATCATGGCCGTCGACGAGGATGCGAACGGAAGTGCCACGGCGATCGTCGCCGTTGGCCCGCGCGCACAGGCCACGGCTGCCTCCAACGCGACGCCCGCTGCGGTGACGTCGAGCCCTGATGCGTGGGTTGGCCTCGGCCAGGCCCTCGGCTCGACCAATGGCGTTCTCGTGGGTGACGCCTCCACCCGCGACGCGATGATTTCTCAGGTGCGCGCCAGCGGTACCGTTGTCACGACGGTTGACTCGGTCGGAACGACTCTGGCTGCTGTCGATACCGCTTTGGCGTTGTCAACGCCCGCGACGAGTGCCCGCGCTTTCGGTGTGGGCACCGGTGCGCAGTCGGTGATTCCCCCCGTCAAGTAG
- a CDS encoding NUDIX domain-containing protein, with translation MRFLSPQEAVAIEDQHKPRTVTKSETVWNGRIVDMIKDHVIVVEGQEPVVREYTRHPGAVAVVVLRGESGGEEILLERQYRHPVKAELWEIPAGLLDIPGEDPRIAAERELAEEADLVADRWDVLVDYFTSPGGSTEPLRIFLARELRDADEAFEREDEEATMEYAWVSLDDALTMVLEGRLHNPSAVIGVLAAHAARARGWAGLRPADAAWLR, from the coding sequence ATGCGTTTCCTGTCCCCCCAAGAGGCTGTCGCCATCGAAGACCAGCACAAGCCCCGTACCGTGACCAAGAGCGAGACTGTGTGGAACGGCCGTATCGTCGACATGATCAAGGACCACGTCATCGTCGTCGAGGGCCAGGAACCCGTTGTTCGTGAATACACGCGGCACCCGGGTGCCGTCGCTGTCGTCGTGTTGCGCGGTGAGAGTGGGGGAGAGGAGATCCTCCTGGAACGACAGTACCGTCACCCCGTGAAGGCCGAGCTGTGGGAGATTCCCGCGGGTCTGCTCGATATTCCCGGTGAGGACCCGCGCATCGCAGCAGAGCGCGAGCTTGCTGAAGAGGCGGACCTGGTTGCCGATCGCTGGGACGTCCTCGTCGACTACTTCACCTCACCCGGCGGGTCGACCGAGCCGCTACGCATTTTCCTCGCTCGCGAGCTTCGTGACGCCGATGAGGCGTTCGAACGTGAGGACGAGGAAGCGACGATGGAATACGCGTGGGTGAGCCTCGACGATGCGCTGACCATGGTGCTGGAAGGGCGACTGCATAATCCGTCTGCCGTCATCGGTGTCCTCGCCGCGCACGCCGCTCGCGCGCGCGGGTGGGCCGGATTGCGGCCCGCCGACGCCGCGTGGCTTCGTTGA
- a CDS encoding helix-turn-helix transcriptional regulator, whose product MERRSGGHVAEESDATTRQQVLDLIVEKGPVTASSIAKVLGLTTAAVRRHITLLLDSKEIAEHEPSAPSKRGRGRPARHYVATERAHVHLADGYSDLASKALGYLGQLGGDEAVESFAAARSREIERRYAPIVRDAGSDPRVRAQALADALTQDGYAATVRDIGGGTLAVQLCQGHCPIQNVAGDFPQLCDAETLAFGKLLDVHVQRLSTLAGGGHVCTTHIPVGMPVIRPGARNVRRK is encoded by the coding sequence ATGGAGCGTCGGAGCGGAGGACACGTGGCAGAAGAATCAGACGCCACTACTCGACAGCAGGTGCTCGATCTCATCGTCGAAAAGGGGCCGGTCACGGCCTCGTCGATCGCGAAGGTCCTGGGGCTGACGACGGCCGCCGTGCGGCGTCACATCACGCTCCTCTTGGACTCTAAGGAGATCGCCGAACACGAGCCTAGTGCTCCGTCGAAGCGTGGCCGTGGTAGGCCCGCACGTCACTACGTTGCGACCGAACGGGCGCACGTGCACCTTGCCGATGGATATTCCGACCTTGCCTCTAAGGCCCTCGGTTACCTCGGCCAGCTCGGTGGGGATGAGGCTGTTGAGTCTTTTGCTGCAGCGCGCTCGCGCGAGATCGAGCGGCGCTATGCCCCGATCGTGCGCGACGCGGGCTCAGACCCGCGGGTACGTGCCCAGGCGCTTGCCGATGCGCTCACGCAGGACGGCTACGCGGCCACTGTGCGCGACATCGGCGGCGGAACGCTCGCGGTGCAGCTGTGCCAGGGCCACTGCCCGATTCAAAATGTCGCGGGAGATTTCCCGCAGCTGTGCGACGCCGAGACGCTTGCCTTTGGCAAGCTGCTTGACGTCCACGTACAACGACTTTCCACGCTTGCTGGCGGGGGACACGTGTGCACAACCCACATTCCCGTGGGTATGCCCGTCATCCGCCCCGGAGCGCGGAACGTGCGACGCAAGTAG
- the sufB gene encoding Fe-S cluster assembly protein SufB, with amino-acid sequence MTQAPASGADDRRMTDDEIIESIGGYEYGWHDSDDYSKDVPTGINEEIVRFISEVKDEPQWMRERRLKALELFERKPMPAWGPDLSHVDFDSFKYYVRPTDRQVNDWEDLPEEIRDTYDRLGIPEAEKSRLVSGVAAQYESEVVYQQIQEDLERQGVIFTDTDTGLREYPEIFEEYFGKCVPAGDNKFSALNTAAWSGGSFVYVPKGVHVTIPLQAYFRINTSAMGQFERTLIIADEGSYVHYVEGCTAPIYDENSLHSGVIEIFVKKDARVRYTTIQNWSTNVLNLVTQRAMVEEGGTMEWVDGNMGAAITMKYPACFLMGEHARGETLSIGFAGPGQQQDTGAKMVHMAPHTSSSIVSKSVSRGGGRTSYRGLVQVNARARHSKSNVLCDALLVDKISRTDTYPYVDVRTDDVEMGHEATVTKVSADQLFYLMSRGLDENEAMAMIVRGFVEPIAKELPMEYALELNRLIELQMEGSVG; translated from the coding sequence ATGACGCAGGCACCCGCCTCGGGCGCTGATGACCGTCGAATGACCGATGATGAGATCATTGAGTCGATTGGCGGTTACGAATACGGTTGGCACGACTCCGACGACTACTCGAAGGACGTCCCCACCGGAATTAACGAAGAAATCGTTCGCTTCATCTCCGAGGTGAAGGACGAGCCGCAGTGGATGCGGGAGCGCCGCCTGAAGGCGCTGGAACTGTTCGAACGTAAGCCGATGCCGGCGTGGGGTCCCGATCTGTCCCACGTGGATTTCGATTCGTTCAAGTACTACGTGCGTCCGACGGATCGCCAGGTCAACGACTGGGAAGACCTGCCTGAGGAAATCCGCGACACCTATGACCGCCTCGGTATTCCCGAGGCCGAGAAGTCGCGCCTGGTCTCCGGCGTCGCCGCTCAGTACGAGTCCGAGGTCGTCTACCAGCAGATCCAGGAAGACCTGGAACGCCAGGGCGTCATCTTCACCGATACCGACACCGGCCTGCGCGAGTACCCGGAGATCTTCGAGGAGTACTTCGGTAAGTGCGTGCCCGCGGGCGACAACAAGTTCTCCGCACTGAACACGGCCGCCTGGTCCGGTGGATCCTTCGTCTACGTCCCCAAGGGCGTTCACGTGACGATCCCGCTGCAGGCGTACTTCCGCATCAACACATCGGCAATGGGCCAGTTTGAGCGCACGCTGATCATCGCCGACGAGGGCTCTTACGTCCACTATGTTGAGGGCTGCACCGCTCCCATCTACGACGAGAACTCTCTCCACTCCGGCGTCATCGAGATCTTCGTGAAGAAGGACGCTCGCGTCCGCTACACGACCATCCAGAACTGGTCGACGAACGTCCTCAACCTGGTGACACAGCGTGCAATGGTTGAGGAAGGCGGCACCATGGAATGGGTCGACGGCAACATGGGTGCCGCGATCACCATGAAGTACCCGGCCTGCTTCCTGATGGGTGAGCACGCCCGTGGCGAGACGCTGTCCATCGGTTTCGCCGGCCCCGGCCAGCAGCAGGACACCGGCGCCAAGATGGTGCACATGGCCCCCCACACGTCCTCGTCGATCGTGTCGAAGTCCGTGTCCCGAGGCGGTGGCCGCACATCCTACCGTGGCCTCGTCCAGGTCAACGCCCGTGCGCGTCACTCCAAGTCGAACGTGCTGTGCGACGCCCTGCTCGTTGACAAGATCTCGCGGACCGACACCTACCCCTACGTTGACGTGCGCACCGACGACGTCGAAATGGGCCACGAGGCAACTGTCACGAAGGTGAGCGCCGACCAGCTCTTCTACCTGATGAGCCGCGGTCTCGACGAGAACGAGGCCATGGCGATGATCGTGCGCGGCTTCGTCGAGCCGATCGCCAAGGAGCTGCCGATGGAGTACGCCCTCGAGCTCAACCGCCTCATTGAACTGCAGATGGAAGGATCCGTCGGCTGA
- the sufD gene encoding Fe-S cluster assembly protein SufD — translation MTTPNTIVDTMNKAHSHGADAEKAHPSRADRPTSFNLDDIAVPHGREEDWRFTPMRRIERLFEPANYDAGDAPVTVDAPAPVVVETVTRDDKRLGTVLAPGDRTAVVAWNGFEQATVVQIPAEAELDAPVRINVADIEGTRAQHIVIRADKFSKATVILSHTGSPQAALNQTVEVETGDSANLTVVSLQEWDDTVLHASNQRLALGRDSKLTHIVVSFGGDLVRVCADTDFRGPGAELNMLGIYFVDGGQHLEHRVFVDHSQPKCFSRVTYKGALQGKDAHSVWIGDCLIREAADGTDTYELNRNLVLTEGAKADSVPNLEIENGEIEGAGHASATGRFDDEQLFYLMSRGVPEHEARRLVVRGFFAELINQIGVPEVVDHLMATVEAELAKSRNN, via the coding sequence ATGACGACCCCCAACACTATCGTTGACACCATGAACAAGGCCCACTCGCACGGGGCTGACGCCGAGAAGGCTCACCCGTCGCGTGCGGACCGTCCGACCTCGTTCAACCTGGACGACATTGCCGTTCCGCACGGACGCGAGGAGGATTGGCGATTCACCCCGATGCGTCGCATCGAGCGCCTCTTCGAACCCGCCAACTACGACGCGGGCGATGCGCCCGTGACGGTTGACGCTCCGGCCCCCGTTGTCGTCGAAACGGTGACCCGCGACGACAAGCGCCTCGGAACCGTTCTTGCTCCCGGCGATCGCACCGCCGTTGTCGCATGGAACGGCTTTGAGCAGGCGACCGTCGTCCAGATCCCGGCAGAGGCCGAGCTCGACGCTCCTGTTCGCATCAACGTGGCGGATATCGAGGGCACCCGCGCGCAGCACATCGTGATTCGCGCCGACAAGTTCTCGAAGGCCACCGTTATCCTGTCGCACACCGGTTCCCCGCAGGCTGCGCTCAACCAGACCGTCGAGGTCGAGACTGGCGACAGCGCGAACCTGACCGTCGTGTCGCTGCAGGAATGGGACGATACCGTTCTGCACGCCTCGAACCAGCGTCTGGCGCTCGGCCGTGACTCCAAGCTCACGCACATCGTCGTTAGCTTCGGCGGCGACCTCGTGCGCGTGTGTGCCGACACCGACTTCCGCGGCCCCGGCGCCGAGCTCAACATGCTCGGCATCTACTTCGTGGACGGCGGCCAGCACCTCGAGCACCGCGTGTTCGTTGACCACTCCCAGCCGAAGTGCTTCTCGCGCGTCACCTACAAGGGTGCCCTCCAGGGCAAGGACGCGCACTCGGTGTGGATCGGCGACTGCCTCATTCGCGAGGCCGCTGACGGCACGGACACCTACGAACTCAACCGCAACCTGGTGCTCACCGAGGGCGCTAAGGCCGACTCCGTCCCCAACCTCGAGATCGAGAACGGCGAGATCGAAGGCGCCGGACACGCGTCTGCGACCGGTCGTTTCGACGACGAGCAGCTGTTCTACCTGATGAGCCGTGGTGTTCCTGAGCACGAGGCACGCCGCCTTGTCGTGCGCGGCTTCTTCGCCGAACTGATCAACCAGATTGGCGTCCCCGAGGTGGTCGACCACCTCATGGCAACCGTCGAGGCCGAGCTGGCCAAGTCCCGTAACAACTGA
- the sufC gene encoding Fe-S cluster assembly ATPase SufC, which yields MSTLRIKDLHVSVETAEGPKEILKGVNLTINSGEIHAIMGPNGSGKSTMAYALAGHPDYEITSGEAWLDDQLITEMSVDERAKAGLFLAMQYPVEVAGVSVSNFLRTAKTAIDGQAPALRSWVKDMKSSMENLRMDSDFAERDVNVGFSGGEKKRLEILQMELLKPSFAVLDETDSGLDVDALRIVSEGVNRVHDETGCGVMLITHYTRILRYIKPSHVHVFVDGHVAAQGGPELADELEENGYDKYLGL from the coding sequence ATGTCGACTCTGCGTATTAAGGATCTGCACGTCTCCGTCGAGACCGCTGAGGGCCCCAAGGAAATCCTCAAGGGCGTCAACCTCACCATCAACTCCGGTGAAATCCACGCCATCATGGGCCCCAACGGCTCCGGCAAGTCCACCATGGCCTACGCCCTGGCCGGTCACCCCGACTACGAGATCACCTCGGGTGAGGCATGGCTCGACGACCAGCTCATCACCGAGATGAGCGTCGATGAACGCGCCAAGGCAGGCCTGTTCCTCGCCATGCAGTACCCCGTTGAGGTCGCTGGCGTGTCCGTCTCCAACTTCCTGCGTACCGCCAAGACCGCGATCGACGGCCAGGCCCCGGCCCTGCGCTCGTGGGTCAAGGACATGAAGAGCTCCATGGAGAACCTGCGCATGGACTCCGACTTCGCCGAGCGTGACGTCAACGTTGGCTTCTCCGGCGGTGAGAAGAAGCGCCTGGAGATCCTGCAGATGGAGCTTCTCAAGCCCTCCTTCGCCGTCCTCGACGAGACCGACTCGGGCCTCGACGTTGACGCTCTGCGCATCGTGTCCGAGGGCGTCAACCGCGTCCACGACGAGACCGGCTGCGGCGTCATGCTCATCACGCACTACACCCGTATCCTGCGCTACATCAAGCCCAGCCACGTTCACGTTTTCGTCGACGGCCACGTCGCCGCTCAGGGCGGCCCCGAGCTGGCCGACGAGCTCGAAGAGAACGGCTACGACAAGTACCTGGGTCTCTGA
- a CDS encoding SufS family cysteine desulfurase codes for MSTDFTAAELDAIRSDFPILSRVGRGGAPIAYLDASATSQKPACVIDAEADFYRRSNGAVHRGTHLLGDEATDAFESARGTLASFVGVAPDEIVWTKNATEAINLVALSIANASQGMGGAESAALRVGPGDRIVCTRAEHHANIVPWQQLCERTGAELAWLDLTPDGRIDLDTLSVITPNTRLVAFTHVSNVTGAVSPVAAVTAAARAVGALILLDTCQSSAHMPLDLSALDVDFAVFSSHKMLGPTGAGALWGRRALLAAMPPVLTGGSMIEWVTMEESTFMAPPERFEAGSQPVAQIAAWSEALRYLSTLGMDRVEAHEHALTRMMLDGISSIDGIQVLGPESDVERIGVVAFAVDGVHPHDVGQFMDSVDVAVRVGHHCAIPLHTFFQVRSSARASVAPTTTAQEIDRLVDGLSKVRSFFGR; via the coding sequence GTGTCTACGGACTTCACCGCCGCCGAGCTCGACGCGATTCGATCGGACTTTCCGATTCTGAGTCGCGTCGGGCGCGGCGGCGCGCCCATTGCGTACCTCGACGCATCCGCGACCTCGCAGAAGCCCGCGTGCGTCATCGACGCCGAGGCCGACTTCTACCGTCGTAGCAACGGAGCGGTCCACCGAGGTACGCACCTTCTCGGCGACGAGGCGACTGACGCTTTCGAGAGCGCTCGGGGTACCCTGGCCTCGTTCGTGGGCGTTGCACCCGACGAGATCGTGTGGACGAAGAACGCGACCGAGGCGATCAACCTCGTCGCTCTGTCCATCGCAAACGCGTCGCAGGGCATGGGAGGCGCGGAGTCTGCTGCGCTGCGCGTGGGACCGGGCGACCGCATTGTCTGTACCCGCGCCGAGCACCACGCCAACATCGTTCCGTGGCAGCAGCTGTGTGAGCGTACGGGCGCCGAGCTTGCATGGCTCGATCTGACGCCCGACGGTCGCATCGACCTGGACACGCTGTCGGTGATCACGCCGAATACCCGTTTGGTCGCCTTTACCCACGTGTCTAACGTGACGGGTGCCGTTTCACCTGTTGCTGCCGTGACTGCAGCTGCCCGCGCCGTCGGCGCGCTTATTCTGCTCGACACGTGCCAGTCCAGCGCGCACATGCCGCTCGACCTATCCGCGCTCGACGTGGACTTCGCGGTGTTTTCATCGCACAAAATGCTGGGTCCGACGGGCGCCGGCGCGCTGTGGGGACGTCGTGCGCTTCTAGCTGCGATGCCACCCGTTCTCACCGGCGGCTCGATGATCGAATGGGTGACCATGGAGGAATCGACCTTCATGGCTCCTCCCGAGCGCTTCGAAGCCGGATCGCAGCCTGTCGCGCAGATCGCCGCCTGGTCGGAGGCACTGCGCTACCTGTCGACGCTCGGCATGGACCGCGTGGAGGCCCACGAGCATGCGCTTACCCGCATGATGCTCGACGGAATTTCGTCGATCGACGGTATTCAGGTCCTCGGCCCGGAATCGGACGTTGAGCGCATCGGTGTCGTCGCTTTCGCCGTCGACGGTGTACACCCGCACGACGTCGGTCAGTTCATGGACTCCGTGGATGTGGCCGTGCGCGTCGGGCACCACTGCGCAATCCCGCTCCATACGTTCTTCCAGGTGCGCTCTTCAGCGCGTGCGTCCGTCGCACCGACTACGACAGCGCAAGAGATCGACCGTCTCGTCGATGGGCTGTCGAAGGTACGCAGTTTCTTTGGCCGATAG
- the sufU gene encoding Fe-S cluster assembly sulfur transfer protein SufU, which yields MGSLEQLYQQVILDHAREKHGAGDPSGMDASSHQVNPTCGDEVTLGVTLDGERLASLQWDGDGCSISRASLSMMTDLTEGKSAEEIGRLYRDMEVMMHSRNLGVDDEILDDLGDAAALESTSQFANRVKCALLGWYALRDAMAKSGIDISTAGEPAEQ from the coding sequence ATGGGAAGTCTTGAGCAGTTGTACCAGCAGGTGATCCTCGATCACGCTCGTGAGAAGCACGGTGCGGGGGATCCGAGCGGTATGGATGCTTCGTCGCACCAGGTGAACCCCACGTGCGGCGACGAGGTGACGCTGGGCGTCACGCTGGATGGGGAACGTCTTGCTTCCCTGCAGTGGGATGGTGACGGCTGCTCGATTTCGCGAGCGTCTCTGTCCATGATGACCGACCTGACCGAAGGCAAGTCCGCCGAAGAAATCGGCCGCCTGTACCGGGACATGGAGGTCATGATGCATTCGCGTAACCTCGGCGTTGACGATGAGATCCTTGACGACCTGGGCGACGCGGCCGCCCTCGAATCAACCTCGCAGTTCGCGAACCGCGTGAAGTGCGCCCTCCTGGGCTGGTACGCGCTGCGCGACGCGATGGCCAAGTCCGGCATCGATATTTCCACCGCGGGCGAGCCCGCTGAGCAGTAA
- a CDS encoding metal-sulfur cluster assembly factor: MSNPMAQSEPVEQRFGAPAQEAPAAEVPTRQIDGTDVIEQGTLAAENVLEALKDVIDPELGINIVDLGLVYGVVIGSENQVRLDMTLTSAACPLTDVIERQAQTILSAVTDEVQINWVWMPPWGPDRITPDGREQLRAIGFNV, translated from the coding sequence ATGAGTAACCCGATGGCTCAGTCTGAGCCCGTCGAGCAGCGCTTCGGAGCGCCTGCGCAGGAAGCGCCGGCCGCCGAGGTGCCCACCCGTCAGATTGATGGCACCGACGTCATTGAGCAGGGCACCCTTGCGGCCGAGAACGTGCTCGAAGCCCTCAAGGACGTTATCGACCCCGAACTCGGCATCAACATTGTTGATCTCGGCCTGGTCTACGGTGTCGTCATCGGCTCCGAGAATCAGGTGCGCCTCGATATGACCCTGACGTCGGCCGCCTGCCCGCTCACCGATGTCATCGAGCGCCAGGCACAGACGATTCTGTCTGCCGTCACCGACGAGGTGCAGATCAACTGGGTCTGGATGCCGCCGTGGGGCCCCGATCGCATCACGCCCGATGGCCGCGAGCAGCTGCGTGCCATTGGTTTTAACGTCTGA